The DNA sequence CGACCTGTCTTACAGGGTCTCCTGGCTATAGATTTCTTAGCGAAGGAGGCAAGTTTTTTATAGCTCTTTAGTACAGATTGTTTTCTTTTCTCCTCTGCTCTGTTCTGGGATATTGTTAAAAGTTTGATTAATTTTAATCTCATGAATAAATTGTTGTTTAGGTTCCCTAACTTGATCTAGTCGTTTAACCAGGTGCTCGGTTGGGCTCAAGCGATGCCTAAATTTTCTGGTGATCTTGTGAAATATGTGCAAACTTTTCTGGAGCGAACATATGAAAGATGTCGAACTTCATACATGGAGGTAAGAATGTTGATTCATATTAACATGAACTTGTGATATATGTATTTACTTCCAAAGAAAACCTCAAGCTTGTATTAATTAGAGAAGAAATACAAGCACAAGGGAGGAAAATATTCTACATGAAAAAACAgaacaaaattatttattatcatcttttctcttcactgttttttttttcatgctatttagTTTAGCGACTTGTTAACATAGTTATAGTGCTTCTCACTTTTTATTGTTCTTACCCTTACAGCCATTGTTTTGTATCCACATTCAAAATGATGACAatgaaccttaaaatgaatatttaAGTCAAGTGGTCAGGGGTTTTGagaaaagtttgagtttttaaaattttgagaagTATTCATAGCTTTTGAGATTTTATCTCTTATAGAAGGTTTTTGATGGTCAGGAAATGAGATATGTCTTaagaaattatttcttttacttAATAAATATTGACTTGAACCTTGCTGAGTAAGGGTTCATCATGCTTGCCAGTTCTGATACTATCTTCTACTACTCATTCACTCTTTCTTTCCCTTGGGTGCTTTCCCAACTTTTTCCAGGCAGTTCTTGAGAAGCAAAGTTATATGCTTATTGGGAGGAATGATTTTGAGAAATTGATGCGACTTGACCCTGCAAGTGCATGTTTACCAAATGCTGTTGGTCAATCTAACATTAATAATCATACAGCTGATGCTGAAACTGTTGAGGTTGAATTAGAACTATGTGATTTATTGTTAACATTGCGGCCTATTAAGCAGGTATTCATTTTTTACTTCATGTTCCAAGTTAATTGGTTTGCTAGAACTGTAAatggtttattttatttgtttcctTTTCAATCAAGAATGATGATTTTAGTTTCTCTCTGAAATTTTTGGTGCATGCAATTTTATGTGTAGATTATGCATTAACTAATTTGTTCTATTCTTTGTATCATGTAGGAGAATCTGATTCGTGATGATAACAAACTTATATTGCTTGCTTCCCTTAGTGATTCATTGGAGTATCTTGCAGACTCAATTGAAAGGCAAGTTTTCTCAGTTAGTTGAATTTACATTTTCTTTATTGAAGCCTCGATTGTGTGCAATAAATGCATATGAGAATTTAGAGAACTTAACTTGAGCCAGGATCATTTGGTTATTTGTATGATTTTTCCATGTTTTTGTCCATGCATGAGTTTCCTATTGTACGTTTCAGGATACAGATAGTATTAACTTGTCTCTTCTGCTTTCGTATTTCTTTTGTTGCATTTTGAGATTTATTTTACTGTGTAGTCTCTATAAAAAAAAAGCCCACTTCTGGTATCTAATCATTGTTTCTCTACATGTTTGGTTGTTGTAATCTGGTGCTGACTTCTTGTCAACTGttgtataaaatatataactttACTTTTAAAGAAATTTGTTCCCTCACTCAATTTATTATATCTTTAATCACAATGTAGCTTTTGATTACGAGGTTCAGCTTATAATATTTCTTTGTAGCTtttaataatgagctttagCTTATAATATCTCTCTTATagattcaattaaatataaatttagttAAAAGAACAATAGGAGCCTTATAAGTACATTAgaaaacatgtaatctatacaTCAAAGAGCAAGTTATAGTGTTGTCTATAGATTTTACtgggaaaggaaaaaaaaattggaacaCCCTTGAATTGTGTGGTGATAGCATAACTCTGGAGAATTTGATTAGGGAGGAATTGTATAATCTTTTAATGAATTGAATTTGTTTTGGGTCCCTATGGGAAGAAGGCTATTTTCAACCTCTGGTTTTCACTTGAGGAGTTCAAAAATTGAACTGTTCCAGTTGATTattctttgttatttttattgacTTTGTTTGGTTTTGTGGAGGATGCTTTTTTCTTTATCTATTGCAATATCCCTCTTTATGGATaactttttttaatcaaaaaggAATTTTGATCAACTTATTGGTATTCAAAACAAACTTCCACCTGTAATTTTTTCACTTTATGATGTTCATATTTGTAAAAACCCTATCATTTCTAAAGCAACTTAATGGTGATTTATTTAATGGAGCACTATGCCATACATTTTGTAGGCTTGGGCGGACAACCGTGAAAGCTCCAACTCAATCGAGCACTGCACCTTCAAGGGATATGGCTTCATTTGCAGACGAGTATAGGAAATTGGCAATTGATTGCCTTAAAGTTTTACGTGTTGAGATGCAACTAGAGACTATTTTCCATATGCAGGTATTTGAGACTTGATTCATATGTAATGTTTTAATTTGAGAatgtttttctaatttctctacTGAATGAGGAGCTTAATTATCTTTAACAGGAAATGACAACTAGGGAGTATCTGGAGGACCAAGATGCAGAAGAGCCAGATGACTTTATTATCTCACTCACTGCACAGGTCAGTACATTCAACTTGTGATTTGTCAGATGAATAATTGTGCACAATTGCACATGTATATTCTTTCCTTTCTGGAAGTTGATTCTTGTACTTATTTATTAGCATTCATCTTATACTTATGAAATGAGTCTTTATACTTTTATAGTTGTCTTGTATGTACAAATGTATAAATAGGTGATAGAAATTAAATTTGTGTGTTGTAGTTGGCCTATTAGGGTCTTTTATTCATCAAAATTTGTTATGcaaactaatttttctttctcttgATAATTGATTTGAAAAGATATATGCAGGAAATTAATGGTTCTTTTGGACTGAATAATTTTAGCCAGTATCTTgttctttaataaataaatctcactACCGTATTCTTTATGCATAGATTATGCGGAGGGATGAAGAAATGGCACCTTTTGTTGCGGCAGTGAAGCGGAATTACATATTTGGCGGAATATGCAGTGTTGCAGCCAATGCATCCATAAAGGTTTCCTTTCCTATTTTTTCTTCAGATTTCGGTTAGATTTGAGTTtgtaatagaaatatatttatataaatatataaaatttacttgattttcttaTAGCACTTCCATTATGTCATCTTCCTTCTAATTCAAGAGATGTTACCTTCTAATCAGGCTTTGGCTGACATGAAGCTCATCAATCTTTTTGGAGTTCAGCAGATATGCCGAAATTCAATTGCATTGGAACAGGTAGATTTTTCTAACCAATGTCCAAAATTcaattcttcttccttctttcaACAATCATTGCTTAAAAAAAATACCCCTGTTAGATTTAACAATGAAAGACATGAAATAAGATTGTctttagcaaatttaaaagaccTTAATTAAGCTTTTTTAAAAGATTGTAGTTGtagctgattttttttttttttttcttatgaacGTAGTTGTAGCTGAGTCAATCCTAAACTATGATCAATAAAGTTGCATTTTGTCTATATGTTGCAGAGGAGTAGATGAATGAGTAATGATATTTCATAGGGACATGACAGTTTTTTCAGCTAATCGCATTTATTTAAACTGAGATTcactttttctaaaaattagTATCACGTTACTGTGTAATGTTTGATTATATATTTTGGGTGTACATATCAATTGCTGGTAGATGAATTATATTACATTTtactttcttaaaaaaaaagatgaaaataataaaatgattcCCATAGTCTACTTCCTATCCTGACATTGTCTATATATATAACCTTCAAAGCAAGGTTTGGGAACCCTAACTTAGTATCTTTTGAGTTTTGTTACATGGGCACACAATTGGAGATCTacagtttattatttattaattaattgaatcTAGGAATGATttccttatttatttattttctatcaACTGTGGTGcttctcataatattgcaagGCTCGTGCGTTAGCTCCAATTTGTTTCAAGTCACTACCAAACTAGCTTTGCTGGTGTTGAGAATCGTTATATTACTTCAATGTGATGTAAAATCTGGTTCAAATAATTGATAAGAGGGGGCCTGATATATGATTCTGTTctgtttttttcttattttatttaaacaatGTTATCACTCATTTCCATTGCTGGCGTTGCAGGCACTAGCTGCTATACCCTCAATTGACAGTGAAGCTGTACAACAGAGATTAGATCACGTTCGAACTTACTTCGAACTTCTAAACATGCCATATGAGGCAAGTCATTAAAACTGATAATTTGTCTGCAAATAGTGTAGTATTATGCtttcttcctaaagatttcaaTCTTCCGTTCTCTTTTTGCAGGCCTTGCTTGCCTTTATCACGGAGCATGAGCACTTGTTCACAGCTGCCGAGTTAGTCAATTACAACTGTTCTTACATGCATCTGTTGATTGTTGTTGAGTTGTTTGTTCAGTGAAATAATCCCGAACTCTCTTTTGACaggtacattaatcttctaaagGTCCAAGTCCCAGGAAGGGAGATTCCTGCTGATGCTCAGGACCGTGTAATGGATATTTTATCCCGTTAGCTTTCTGGGTTTTTGGATTTCGATCTACTTTCGGTTTCTTAGAACAAATGGGTGTGTCATTCTAAGGGAAGTCCCATGTTCCCGTCATTGGTGGGGAAGGTTTTGTCTTAATTCTGTTCTGTTGAGGTCATAATGTAGatcgtaattatttttttattataattattatttgttaatgTGCAGCATCAATTTTGttcattcctttttttttttgggacaaTCTTATGGGAAACTTGGGTTTGTAGTTTTGGCGTGAATAGGAAAAGAAAGATGTAATTTAAAATCTGTCATTAGCTTTTGTAAATCATTTCATTGGTTCTCACATTAATCTCCTTTTgcctttattattatatattttgctTATTGGTTTGTTTTCTGTACATATTAATGCTTCAGAAAAAAATTACCTACAAAAAGGAAAGATGCCATTGTACTACATTAGACCTCTAAAAAAAGGTCTAAGTTTGAGTTAAGATTGTGTCATTAACTTAAAGGTTTTGCTCTTTGCTTAATTGTTTATTAGTTTTAAGGGAATAtcattttctaagaaaaataaataagtgtGCTGTGTTTTTTGTTAGGTAGCTAGGTTCTGGAAAACCTATAATTGGTTCCCAAACAAAATCTCTACCAAAGGAAAACATAAATGTTCACACCAAAAGAGACATAATGCTGTACCTATTAAAATTCTCATAAAGAATAATTTCTTGTGGAAGGCAAATGCTTAAGATTGTTTGGCGTTCAGGAAAGCTTTTATCTTTACCAAAATTCCTATCATGGTTTTACCTTTTTTGTAATCTGTATTCtacaatttatacattaaataattcaCCTTCTCGAAATATCTTGTGCATCACAGCTAGCTACTTCTGAGCactaaaagaaaatagagaaataTTTCACAGCTTTTGGAGTATGAACTCGAGTTTAATTTAGTTATGTTGGTTGGTTCTATTTTACAGCTTAAATTATCACCAGGTGAGGTGGACTCATTCACCTTGAACAAAAATATTGTTTTGTATCTAATATTATTACAGATGACTAGAAAGCTTGTAAGGCTGTAAGTATGTCTGTACACCCTATTACTTTTTCGTTTGCATCTCAGCTTGAAATGCTGTATTCATTCGTAACATTTTCTTGGCTAGGTTCCTGATGTCTTCTTTGCTAGACTCCATTGATATTCGAACTAGCTCGTTCACCCCTCCACTGGATATGAACTCCCTAGTATTGTCATCTGCAGAGCAAAATAGTCATTAACTTCtccttacaaagaaaaaaaaaatataaaataacttCACAAAGAAATATTAGTCATTACATGCCTAGTCCAATATCTATTTTCACAGGGAAAAACAAGTATCATACAAACTGTCAAATGGGAAATGCTTATAGTAATCTCACTTCTTATCCCACCTTTTTCACTATGGTAAAACGGagttaaaagaaagaaaaataaagccTTCTATTATTCATGTGGAGCTATCTACTCTCAGTTCTAACACAGCTTACTGTTTTGTGCTAAATGACAGAGCGCAAGCTCGATATGTCGTTTGGTTGAAGTTGAGGTAGTATTTGAATTGGCTATTAACCAAGAAAGGACACCATCTTCTACCAAGAGAGAACGACCCTTCCTATAACCTGCATGTTTTTCAATTCTCAGCACATTTTAACAATACAATTAGCATATATAATAGAAATATACATCTTCAAGTCTTGAAATAAACCTTGAATCACTCCACGAGTTTCGCATTTTGCAAAATTTGCCAGTCCTCGAGCAATTTGCGCAATGACATCACTGCTTCCACATCTAACCATTTCCATGAGTGCCTTAATACCTCCATTTTCCTGTAGTACAGCGTGCAAACTTTCTGTAGCAGCATAACCGAAATCTCTTGATGAGTAAAGTAACACTATTTCCCAAACTGTTGAGTTTACCATATAAAACAACTACATGTAATGAAATTTAAGATGCTGTTGATAAGGCCATGTTCAGATACATGCACTCTAAAATAAAGTGAAAAGTAGTATGAAAAAGGAGCAGAGTAAGAAGTATCATAAGTTACCGTTTCCACATAAATTAGCAAGTGCACCAGCAACCATTCTAAGAGTTTGTGGATCATTTGACTTGGATGCTATCGTGGTTAACAGCTGAGCTCCACCTTTGCTAATTATTAAGCCTTGATTCATCTCTGAAGTAAATGGAAATTAATGAGAAGTGAACAAAAAATCCCAAGGAtgatagaaattaataatgacaCAAGCATTTTCCTTTACTAAGTAAGTAATGAATCTGATTAGCATGTTGCATATGCAGTACAAAATTTAGATTGAGTACATATTAGAGACTACAAATTCAGAAGAAAAATTAGAGAGCCAAGCCAGGATTACCATTCATGGCCAAATTGGCTATCGCCCCTGAAGCCACTCTAAGAATAGTTGGATTTTGTGATGATCGCAACAGCGTAAGCAAAGCATCCAAACCACCTTCCTCAACAATTTTTTCTTGATTAATATCTGgaatttggaaaatataaaaggTGTTTATAAATGATGCAGTAAAGTAACCAACTGTTGGAACTAGAAGAGCATAAGCAATTTGTCACGGACATAAATCACGAAATAGGAGAATTATTCAGACTACGAGTATGTAAACTACACCTTCAGCAGCAAGATTGGCCACCACCTTAACAGCATGAATTTGGACATCTGAATCTTCTGATGACAAAAGTTGTAATATCTTTTGAAGCCCAACTGAGTTTGCAAAGCCAACAGACTTAAAATCAAGATATGATTAAGGAGTCAATTTGCATACAAGTGAAATTTTTGTTCAAACTTGCCTTCTTCACATATCTTTGCAATTGTAGCTCTCTGACCAGAAAGTGTCTCCCTTAAGGAATTTGGCTTTTCTGTCCTTGTTGGACTCCCAAATGAAGAAGGTACTCTGCCTGAGTTTTCTTTCCCATGTGACATTTTATCCTGAAAACAAGATATGTAAGATTTTaaataataacagaaaatatatattctaaaaTGCATAACCAAACATACCTCAAAATAAATGTCGTTTTCAGGGACAGCCTTCTTTAGATTGACCAACTCATTTTCAACTGTTTTCCTATGCTCTTCTTCAACTAGAAGTCTTTGCCTCATGGTCACAAGTTCCTCCGTTGTTTTTGCCTTTTGTTATTTATAAAATAGCAAAAAATCTATTAGTAATTTCCAAACATAGtaagaaaattgaaaagaacTGTCACACAGAAAATTGAAAGATATCACATGACATGACAGGAAATGGTGCAATACTAAGAAAATCAAATTTGATGTTCTAAATTTCAAACACATTACCTCATTCTCCGATAGATCCTTGTACtcggttttcaaaaattgaagttCATCTAGAGCTTGTTCATGTAGCTGATACATTTCTTGTAACTTCTCTTGAAGCGTCATGATCTCGTTTTGCCCCTATATTTACAACAAAACATATCAATTTATAAAAAGCAGTAGGAGTCTTGAATTAAAGATCTTCCACAAAACATATCGATTTCTTGTAACCTGCATCTGCATGGAACTTTGATGATCGCTAAGGAGCTTCCTAGCTGAATCTAATTGTTCCTTTAGATCTTCACAATGGATGTGTTCATTCTTCAATTGCCTACTTAGGTCTGAAATTCTTTCCTCATACATCTGAGTAGTATCTGCAAGTTCTTTCTGGCATCTTGAATTCTCCATCTCAAGTTTCTATAAGCATTAATGATAGTACTGTTGTCAGTGCATATGAGAAAATATTTCTGTATTGAAAGGATGGCTCCTAAGTAGGCTTTTTTAATTGAGAGTGAAATTGGATCAAGTATGTGATTCTTCCCAACCATAATTTACCTGAATCTTCTTTTGACTATCACTCAGGAGCTGCTTCATTGCATCTAATTGTTCATCAGCGATTTCAGTACGAGCATTTTCATCTTCTAGTTGTTTTGTCAACTCTGCGATTTTTTTCTCATACATCTGAGTAGTGTCAACCAATACTTTCTGGTATGCAGAACTTTCCAGTTGGTTTTGCTACTAACAAGTAAAACAAATGTAAATGCTTAATACAGTGGCAGATTAATTGATAGAACgaaaaaaatcatgaaaaataaatattctaTCCATCTTAAAGAAAGAGAGTCACCTTGCTGTGTTTCAATCTAGTTTCTAGCTCAGCAACCTTATCATGCATAAACTCGTTCTGATCTTGCTGACGATTCAGTTCATTTAGAGTATCTTTCACTTCCAACTCTAGACGAGTATTTTCTTTCTCTAGAAACTGAAGACATATTAGAGTGAGATGTGAACTGTGACCATATCATTCAATTACTGTGAAGCATAAAGAATTCGCCCAAAACCATTTCTTTACCAATTGAATTAGAATTGCATGGAAAAGATAACTACCTCGGACCTTGTAATTAGATTCTTTCTGGCTTCATAGGAAGAGTCTTGACACTCTCTGAGCTCTTTTTCTAACTCATTTCTGTCATCTTCTCTCACCTTCTGCTGCCTTTCAACTTCAGCTGTAAGAAGATCTACTTGGCTTTCAAGCTTCCGACATAAGCTTTCATAATCAAATTCTTCCTTAAGTTTTactgtatttattattttaattgccTGAGAAAATGGATAACACAAAATTGAGATAATGGAAATAATGTATTAACAAGATTTAAGTAACAATATaacattttttctattttcaattcaTGATTACCAGCCCAAAATGAGTAAATGTCATTCACTACTAAAGAACATTATGGTATATATTACACTGAAAAGACTAACAAGTAACATTATTCTAAAAACACCAGAAGAGGTTTGAATAGCTCACTCTTTGTCCAAACATAATCGTACTACTTGTCTCCACATTATGTCTTGCTGAAGGTCCAATTGTTATTATCAGTGAAGTCCTTGCAGAGCctatataaaaacaaaaaatgaataaataaagtgCAAGATTCTTCTACAGGCAAATCAACACAACAAATTCTTGCTATTTTTCACTCAAATTTAGTTTATTATACTCAgaaatataacaaaatattaaGTAAAAGACATGTAAgaggaaacaaaaagaaaatccCAGGATGACCTCCAAATGAATCGCGAAGCAGTCTTGTCAGCTTCGAATCTCTGAAAGGTATGTGTGGACTGTTTTCAGCCAAGGCATTGATGCATTTCCCAAGGGAAGTTAGAGAAGAATTTATGAATTTAGCCTCTTCTAACATGTGGCCTTCACTGCctgaaaaaatgaagaatatGCAAGCTTACAAATTATGAACTAAGCTTCCACTTTAagaaatatatatctatttaataatGAAATTGTTTTGACATTATATTCAAGTTAAAGAGTATAGAAACAACAGAAGCAAACTTTTTGAGAAAAACTCTACTTTAAAGCTCAACAACATAATGGAGCGGAAAGGAATTCAAACAAAGTTATCATTAACTAACCAGATTTGTCTACTCTTTCAGATCCTGCTAGATCAACAATCAGCAACTTGCTTTTTCGAACTATAGGTACGCCATTGCTACTAGGACTAGAGACCTTCTCTTGTAAATTAAGGCCATCTTTTACATTTTCATTGACAGGTCTTCGAACGGTAACCTGTTGAACATGAAAAAGATATGGAATGAATGAATGAGCTCAGATTACTATAATATTAAGAAGCTTGAAACTATAGATGAACTCCTATTCATATACTCACCATGAGGATTGCATGACTACGTGAAGACTCAGTATTGAGCTTAGTATTAGCTGCATGACGATTTGTCTCACCAATTTGTAATAGATGTAAAAAGTGATCAAGGTCTTGAACTTGGACAACTGAAGCACCTGGCAACGACACCTCACCAGTCTTAGGATCCTCATAAATGGGAATATTAATCTTTTCTGGTGCAAGTAGATCATGAATAGACTCAAGATACAACTGTGGAAAAAGAACAATGATCTTGTAAATAAAGATTGGTCACCATGAAACTTGAACAAAGAAAAAGCCTTCATGCAACATAAGAATTCTACCTGCAAATAGGAAATTTCCACACTATCAAAACCAGGAGATGTACTAGAAAGTATGTCCTCAAGAGCTCTGGCCATTATACCACGCTCAGAAGTATCATCTTTACCCAATCTGCTCAGTGTGTAAGTTTTACCAGTACCTGTTTGACCGTATGCCATAACTGTTCCATTATATCCATTCAAAACACTCTGCAAAAAAAAGTTCATTTGGAACAAAAAATGTATGTAAATTACAGAATTTCATTTTGATATCAACAATGTTTAGTCTCAATGTACACTCTCCAAATTAAACATATgcaaaacacatacacatactaGAATAGAATCAATATTTTAGAACTTGTCTTGTTATGCTAATTTCAGCACCAACTGCAAAATTTATCAGTACTTTATTGATTATTGTACAAGGGACTAGTCTCTTCATGACTTACCTCAACTACAGGCTTGGCAACTGCTTCGTAAACTCGCCTTTGAGAGGCAGTGTCTGTAAAAACTTCATCAAATCTATAAGATTCCGAACTCCAGTTGTTTTTTCTCAACTTCAATCGCTTAAGCTGCATAAGAAAAAGAACATATAGAATCATGGTGCTACTCTAAACATTCTTGTGGCtgataaaagaaaattatgctTTGTTGATTTGATTATGGAAGAAACATAGACAGATATAGTAGAAAGATTGAATGCAATATAGTAgaaataagaaagaaagaaaaatatctacaaaaaaTGTGTTTTTAACCATGAAAAGGCCTTTTGGAGGGATAAAATTACCTCAGGCTGCAACTCAACACAATCAACAAAATCAGAATCTAAAAGATGGTCCTCAGCATTTTTTGGTCTAAGTCTGACAGCAACTCTCACTCTTTCAGAATCTGTAGTAAatgtacaaaataaaaaaagtgaTTATGACTacagaaaaaaagaagagaaaaagttgTATGAATCTCTAAAGAGATGGTATAAATCAAATCATATAATCATCAAATACTcttgtttcttttttatatacAAGTAATATATTAAAAGTTAGAACTTCAGAAACCGATGATGAGTCTGAAACCATAAAAATTACTATTTGAACAACAAACAACCAtttctttccaaaaaaaaaaaaccatttaattcaaatattaaaagtaaaagATAAAAAAGGAACCTTGTACAGAGTCGGGGGTAGAACGAATTCTGGAATTAGGAGTGACAGAACGTCTAGAAGTAGGAGCTTTAGGACGATTGGAGAAATGGGTTTGTCCTCTGCTAGAAGAAGAAACTTGTTGCTGTTTTTCAGACCTGCCACTATTACCATTATGCCCTCCTCCTCCTGCTGctgtagaagaagaagaagaagtagaaGTTGTTGCCATTGATGACCTTGAAGCCGAAGAAGTCATTAATTTCTGAGTCTCAACAACACCATTCCTATATCTGACAtctcaaacaaaacaaaaagagatttttctttatttttttactaatttcatTACAAAACAACagagaatgagaatgagaatgagaaacaGAGACAAAAGGGTTGTGGCCGGCACGATCCTAAGACATATAAAAAATGTTTCTTTTTcagtttctaatttttattattattacttttttttaatcagAAACTTGTTCCCGCGTTAGCACATGATATGGAGAACAAGATTTCATTTTTAAATACTTTTTAGAACGTATCATGTAAAATGAatcttcatctttttcttttatttttttttctatttttattacaaaaacAATAATTGATAATGTTTTGAGGATTGAGACggcaaaatgaaaataatgacCAACTTTTCACACTTCAGGATATTTGATTCATTTGGCTTGAATATCGTAAAGCCAAAACctttttacttgtttttttcCTCATCTTTTAAAGATTTGAATTTTCACAAAAGCACCTTTTTCACTCTGGTTTTCACTTTTTTGGGTTTACTTCTTGTAATGAAaataactctctctctctctctctctctctctctctctctctctctctctctctctctctcctctgtttttgtttattattattggaaTAGTACATGCACGTGTAAAACCAACATGAATTTAATTGGTTTTAGGTAGAAGCATTTGGGTTAGGGTCAGAAGTACAAGTACTTGATTTTGTAGTAGTAACTTTAAAGACGAAgttttttctatcaaaaaactTTAAATATGGAGTTTGAATTTTTTGATGGGTGGGGTGCTACTATATGACACTTTTTCTTATGATAATATtctcttatttattaatatt is a window from the Cannabis sativa cultivar Pink pepper isolate KNU-18-1 chromosome 1, ASM2916894v1, whole genome shotgun sequence genome containing:
- the LOC115705929 gene encoding kinesin-like protein KIN-UC, with translation MTSSASRSSMATTSTSSSSSTAAGGGGHNGNSGRSEKQQQVSSSSRGQTHFSNRPKAPTSRRSVTPNSRIRSTPDSVQDSERVRVAVRLRPKNAEDHLLDSDFVDCVELQPELKRLKLRKNNWSSESYRFDEVFTDTASQRRVYEAVAKPVVESVLNGYNGTVMAYGQTGTGKTYTLSRLGKDDTSERGIMARALEDILSSTSPGFDSVEISYLQLYLESIHDLLAPEKINIPIYEDPKTGEVSLPGASVVQVQDLDHFLHLLQIGETNRHAANTKLNTESSRSHAILMVTVRRPVNENVKDGLNLQEKVSSPSSNGVPIVRKSKLLIVDLAGSERVDKSGSEGHMLEEAKFINSSLTSLGKCINALAENSPHIPFRDSKLTRLLRDSFGGSARTSLIITIGPSARHNVETSSTIMFGQRAIKIINTVKLKEEFDYESLCRKLESQVDLLTAEVERQQKVREDDRNELEKELRECQDSSYEARKNLITRSEFLEKENTRLELEVKDTLNELNRQQDQNEFMHDKVAELETRLKHSKQNQLESSAYQKVLVDTTQMYEKKIAELTKQLEDENARTEIADEQLDAMKQLLSDSQKKIQKLEMENSRCQKELADTTQMYEERISDLSRQLKNEHIHCEDLKEQLDSARKLLSDHQSSMQMQGQNEIMTLQEKLQEMYQLHEQALDELQFLKTEYKDLSENEAKTTEELVTMRQRLLVEEEHRKTVENELVNLKKAVPENDIYFEDKMSHGKENSGRVPSSFGSPTRTEKPNSLRETLSGQRATIAKICEEVGLQKILQLLSSEDSDVQIHAVKVVANLAAEDINQEKIVEEGGLDALLTLLRSSQNPTILRVASGAIANLAMNEMNQGLIISKGGAQLLTTIASKSNDPQTLRMVAGALANLCGNESLHAVLQENGGIKALMEMVRCGSSDVIAQIARGLANFAKCETRGVIQGYRKGRSLLVEDGVLSWLIANSNTTSTSTKRHIELALCHLAQNNDNTREFISSGGVNELVRISMESSKEDIRNLAKKMLRMNTAFQAEMQTKK